Genomic window (Melioribacteraceae bacterium):
TCCCATATAAAATTATTAGCGGAAGTATTGAAGAGAAAGCTTTCGCTGTGAGTGTCTGGGGAAAAGATAAATTCAACTCCGCTCTTTTGATTAAACCTAATTTATATCGACGTTACTGCGATGCCCAAACAATCTCCTTAATAGATTATTTAAACGAGCATCACGATGGTCTTAGTTTAAAGGGAAAAACAGTTTTTATTGGCAGGGAAAACAAAATTAATTCTTCATCTCAACTATTATATAATAAAGAAGACATGACCGGATTAATGCTTCATGCAATCACATATGATAACTTGAAGAATCATCGTATCATCTACTCTCAAGGTTCCGATTTTGTCAATTTGTTTTTTAATTTAATAATTATCATTTTTATTTTATTCGGGGGATCTAAATGTCGAACTCTAATCTGGATGGGTTTAGTTTTTCTAGTTTATTTAATTGGATTTAGTCTTTTTGTATTTTTTGAATGGGAATTTAATTACTCAAACTTGTTCTATATCATTGTGGCTTTGGGAATAATCGACTATGTTTATACCAGAATACTCAAATTATTATAAGATAAATATAAATCGCTTCCAGGATTAGATGCGCAATTAAACCATTTACCGGAGCATCCTGTCAAAAGCGGGCAACTAATAAAAAGAGGTAGTTATGAAAAAAATTAAATTATTGCTCACTCTCTTATTGTTTTCGTTTGTGATATTTACCGCATGTAGTGATGAGGAAGTGACAGCACCGACACAACTCGACTTTGACTCACCCCAATTTGCTATTATAGATTTTAATGATCTCGATCAAGCTGTTGAAAATCTGTCGCTAGAAAAAGAGATGGGAATGAATCCCCAATTTTTTAACTATTCATTTCTTACACTAGATGGTGGACTTAGAGCTGGGAATCCAAATCATAATGGCAATCCATGGATGCAAAACTTTGATCTTGGGAAACATCTTGGAAGGATA
Coding sequences:
- a CDS encoding CHASE2 domain-containing protein, which translates into the protein MSLNFIYKVNPPSFDKQIKNSYGLISPKVPLDSSIVLLLIGESDLNELGGWPLKRSLYAQLIIKLLKQDVDKIAIEIIFSDTGESNRVFDSVINHSSKITLSSLLTNKDKFGNQLDSNSLIYSYPKTIYPKINSGHLNFFDEDEIIIPYKIISGSIEEKAFAVSVWGKDKFNSALLIKPNLYRRYCDAQTISLIDYLNEHHDGLSLKGKTVFIGRENKINSSSQLLYNKEDMTGLMLHAITYDNLKNHRIIYSQGSDFVNLFFNLIIIIFILFGGSKCRTLIWMGLVFLVYLIGFSLFVFFEWEFNYSNLFYIIVALGIIDYVYTRILKLL